Below is a genomic region from Ammonifex degensii KC4.
GTGGTTCTGGGTACGGGCGATCCCCGGTACCACCGCCTCTTTGAAGAGCTCAAGCGGCTTTATCCGCAGAAGGTAGGACTTTACCTGGGGTTTAATCCGGTGCTGGCCCAGCGCATCTACGCCGGCGCCGACATTTTCCTCATGCCATCCCGGTTTGAGCCTTGCGGCCTGGGGCAGCTCATAGCCATGCGATACGGCACCATACCCGTGGTGCGGGCCACCGGCGGGCTGGCCGACACTGTACAGGAGTTCGACCCTGTAACCCTTTCGGGCAACGGCTTCGTGTTCAAAGAATATAACGCCAGGGAATTTTACCGGGCCATCGCTCGGGCCCTGAAGCTTTACCGCGACCATCCCGACTCCTGGCGGCGACTCATGCGCAACGCCATGTCCTGCGATTTTTCCTGGGCCCGTTCGGCGGTGGAGTACCTGCAGCTTTACCAGGAGGCGCTGAACAGGCGTCTAGCGGCGGCCCGTATAGCTTAAACCGTCTCTTTCTCCGGTGACCAGCTGAGCCCGATGACCTCTAGGCGGCCGGAGGAAGAGGGCTCTACCTTTATCTCCCGCAGGGGGGAGGTAATTTCCACCATCTGCTTGCCTACCTGAATCACTACCCCGGGGTAGGCCTTTTTCAGCTTGATCTTCTGAGGGGTGGGAGCACTTATGACGGTCTTCACCCCCAAGTCGGAGCCGGCTACGTTGACCACTATCTCCTCCTGGGCTTCAGCTCTGCCACCGCGCAGTATCCCGTTGATCTCTACTTTGCCGCCGGCGCGCAAAGTGGAATTGTAGGCTCCCTGACCAATCACCAGGATGTCGCCGGTAGCCTCCAAAAGGCTGTTGAGCGCGTAGCGGGTAACGATACGCGCCTTGCCTCCGGTGGCCTGCATTTCTAGCTCCTGCTGGGCACTGGCCAGTTTCTTTACCGCTTGCCGCAGTTCTCCCAAGTCTTCCGGGGGAGAGAAGCGGGTCGCAGCCAGCGCCTGCTGGACCTCTTGCAGGGCGGCAATAAGGCCGGGAGGGAGCTCCGTCTTCTGGCGCACGGCCGGTTCTACCTGCTGGACGATTTCTTTAAGAAGAAGGAGTAAGCGGGAGTATTTCCGCTCGAGCAGAAGCAGAAAGGCTGTTCCTGCTTTCAAGGGGCGGTTCCGGGAGGCGGCGTGCTTCTGCAGATCTTCCGTGACCTGTAAAGCTTCCTGAAAGATGGATAAAAATTCCAACAGGGGAGGATTAAGTTTGGCGTAAAAGGCCATCGGGCCGCCGGCGCGTATAGTACTGGCGATGACGTTTCCCACTGTAACGTCTCCTTTGGCTTCTATGAGTGCATTGGCTATCTCTCCTTCCACCCACACGCTCCCTCCGGCCCTAATTTCCATGCCTTCGGCCACGTTTCCCATAACACGAACGCTACCAGCAAACCTAATGTTTCCCGTCTCTAAGTTCACGTCCCCCTGGATTTTCAAAAGCGGTTCTACGGCGAAGTAGTGGTGGCTTGGCCCGCGTCGGCGGTAAACCGGTCTACCGTCGTTTACGGCTATCACGCTTAAGCCGTCGGGGGCCAGGATGGCGCCGGGACCTGCTTCTAAGACCACTTCCCGCGGGGGACGCGGAGGTATGGGCTGACCGTCCACACCCCATCCCGGCTCACCTGGTATTCCGGGCTTTTTCACCCCTAAGATACTGCCAGCAGTTACCGAGGGGAAGCGCTGCAACTCGCGGTAGTCTACTGTTCCGTTTTCCCTGATCACCGGTCTCCCTACTTCTTGGGGGCAGCACCTGACCTCCACTTCCTCGTCCTGGGGCGGGGAGGGTGGCTGCCCGACGGCGATGACGAACCGTCCCGGCCGGGGGTTCTGATAAAGCTCCTCGATTACCTCTTCCTTGATCCCCTTTTTAACTCCCTTTTCTTCCAGCAGCTGGGCTAGGGCCTTTCTGTCCAGAGGGAATAACTCTTCTACTTTCGGTTCCGGCTTTATTACCAGGGCAGCCTGGGGAGGGGTATCGGGGAGGAAGTAGGAGATGCGCCGGGTGGGTTTGACCTCCAGTAAGGCTTGCAACTTATCCCGCGATACGAGAACCTCCACCTTTCCCGGCTCTTCTTCCGGTGGTGGGAGGATGATCTCTACCCGGTCTTCTTCCTTGACCAGAACCGGTTCACTTTTCTCCTCACCGTTTACCTTGACCTTTACCTTTTCTCCGGGGATGATGAGGGCGGGGGCTCCGCCGGGTGAGCGCACATAGAGGCGCCCTTCCTTGATGTAGGCCTGTCCTCCCAGTTCCCGTTCGCCAGCCATGTTTCTTCTCCTTACAGGGCAGTTTTTGCGAAAATTCGACAAAAGGTGCGATTTTCCTGCTAAGGTTGCTGGCATAGAGTAGGCGGGCCGGGAATAAGCATGTCTCGGGGGGCTCTGGTAGGTGAGGGAAGCGGAGCTGGAAAAGGTGGTACTGGAGCTGGGTCAGCTGGCGCGCGAGGAAGGCCTGGACTTTTACCCCATGCGCTTTGAACTCTGTCCTTCCTTCGTGCTGCAGACCCTGGGGGCCTACGGGATGCTTACCCGCTTTTCGCACTGGAGCTTCGGGAAGGCCTATCAGCGGCTCAAGTGGCGCTACGATTTGGGGCTCAACCGCGTCTACGAAATGGTAATCAACACTAACCCCTGCTACACTTTTCTTTACGCCGGCAACAGTTTGGTGGAGCACAAGCTGGTGGTGGCACATGCCATGGCCCACAGCGACTTTTTCAAGCACAACCTCCACTTCCGCTCTCTGCCCGGCGACTGGCACGCGCGCATGAGCTGCCACGCCCGCTGCTTTCGCTCTTACGCCGAAAAATACGGGAGTCACCGCCTGGAGGAGTTGCTGGACGCGGCTTTAGCCTTGC
It encodes:
- a CDS encoding DUF342 domain-containing protein, coding for MAGERELGGQAYIKEGRLYVRSPGGAPALIIPGEKVKVKVNGEEKSEPVLVKEEDRVEIILPPPEEEPGKVEVLVSRDKLQALLEVKPTRRISYFLPDTPPQAALVIKPEPKVEELFPLDRKALAQLLEEKGVKKGIKEEVIEELYQNPRPGRFVIAVGQPPSPPQDEEVEVRCCPQEVGRPVIRENGTVDYRELQRFPSVTAGSILGVKKPGIPGEPGWGVDGQPIPPRPPREVVLEAGPGAILAPDGLSVIAVNDGRPVYRRRGPSHHYFAVEPLLKIQGDVNLETGNIRFAGSVRVMGNVAEGMEIRAGGSVWVEGEIANALIEAKGDVTVGNVIASTIRAGGPMAFYAKLNPPLLEFLSIFQEALQVTEDLQKHAASRNRPLKAGTAFLLLLERKYSRLLLLLKEIVQQVEPAVRQKTELPPGLIAALQEVQQALAATRFSPPEDLGELRQAVKKLASAQQELEMQATGGKARIVTRYALNSLLEATGDILVIGQGAYNSTLRAGGKVEINGILRGGRAEAQEEIVVNVAGSDLGVKTVISAPTPQKIKLKKAYPGVVIQVGKQMVEITSPLREIKVEPSSSGRLEVIGLSWSPEKETV